The sequence AGTTTAAATGGGGTAAAGATTTAGGAAGGTATAGAGTAACCAAGAAAGAGGAAGACAAGTATAAGTTTAGAACTGCACAGCTTTTAAACGTTGCAGTTACGGCTCCATACTTCCACGATGGTTCCGTAGAAAAGCTTGAGGATGCAATTAGGATAATGGCTAAAAAAGAACTAGGAGTTACCCTATCTGATGATGAGGTTAAGAAAATTAAAGCTTTCTTAGAGTCTATGACCGGAGAAGTTCCCCTTGAAGCAAGAGTTATTCCAGTACTTCCTGCCGAAAAATAATCCTTCTTACCCCCTTCGTGGGGGTATAATTTTCCTATGAGGTACTTCATTTCAGACACCCACTTTTTTCATAGGAATATCTTAAAGCTTAATCCCCTAAAGAGAAAAGAAGGTTTTGAAGAAGCAATTCTTGAGAATTTAAAAATCACTCTAAAAGATGACGATGTCCTTTACCATTTAGGAGATTTTTCTTGGAAACTAAACGATGAGTTCTTAAAGGCATGGAAAGAAATTCCTGGAAAGAAAATTTTGGTAAAAGGGAACCATGATTTTCGAGCCCGTGAAGGAAAACTGAGGAGATTTTTTGACGAAGTTATAGAAGAATATGCAATAATAAAAATAAAAGGAAAAAGAGTTCTTCTTTCTCATTACCCTGCCTTAGATTTACGAACCTATAGATTCCCTGAAATTCAAGAGAAAATAGTCAAAGTTTACTTCAATAATAGCTGTTCCCTTCTCGTTCATGGACATGTTCACTGGAATAGATTTGGTGTTCTCTGTGGTTGCCATCTTAAGGGTATAAAGTGTAAGAATGTTAATGTAGAATTTACAGACTACAAACCAGTTTCTGAAGAGGAATTGGTGTGATAAAGCTAATAATACTTGACGTTGACGGTGTTATGACAGATGGAACTATCACTTACGATAGTGAAGGAAGAGAGTACAAAAGTTTTAATGTGAGAGACGGTTATGGAATAGTGAAGGCTTTAAAAAGTGGAATAGAGGTAGCAGTAATAACTGGAAGAAAATCGAAAATGGTTGAAATAAGGTGCAAAGAACTTGGAATAAGAGATGTTTTCCAAGGAGTAGATGACAAGCTAAGAGTTTATGAAGTTCTAAAAGAAAAACATAACGTTGAAGATTTTGAAGTAGCGGCAATGGGAGATGATATACCTGACTTACCAATTTTGAAAAAAGTAGGGCTGTCCGGTGCTCCTTCTGATGCAGTGGAGGAGATAAAAAAAAGAGTATCCTTTGTTTCCCGTTTTGGTGGCGGTAAAGGCGCAGTAAGGGAATTTATAGACTACATTTTGGAAATAAATAAAAATGAGAAGTAGGCTTTTAAAGGTAGCAATTCTCTTAGGGATAGTTTCCATCTTGCCATCTATAGTTTTAATTACACGGAGGGAGACTCCTCCGGAGAAAGTAAGCGTAAGAACAAACAAAGAACAAGTAATAGTAGACTTTACCCTTAGATCCACTGGAGATAAGAGATGGTCTTTAAGATCATCGAAAGCTACATTCATAGACGACAAAAATGTTTTCCTTACTTGTCCTCAGCTTAGAGTGTTGGACGGACAGAGCTATACAATAGAAGCAGAAAGTGCTATTTATGATGAAAGAGGAAAAAAAGTTTCATTAAATAAAGTCTTACTCTACAGCAAGAACTTTAAAGGAGAAACGGAAAACGGAACCTATTACGTGGATAAAGAAGTTTTTAAGACTACATCTTTTTGTAAAGTTGTTTTTTATCCTGATAAGGTTATAGAAGGGAAGGGATGCGAAATAGACTTGAAAAACGAAATGGTTATAATCCTATCTAATGTTAAATCCACCTTTGGAGAGGTTGTAAGATGAATTTTAACTTTCTTATAACTGTTTTCTTTTTTCTTTTTTTATCTTTTCCTTTGAAAGCGGAAGTTAGCGACAATGGAACTATTCATCTACCGGTTGTTGTTGAAGCTCAGAAACTTACATACTACAAGAAGAAACATCTAGCTATCTATGTTGGAAATGTCATAGCTCAACGAGGAGAAACAATAATGAAGGGAGACAAGCTGTTGGTTTATTTTGATAAGACTGATAAGTTTATAAAGAAAATAGAAATCATAGGTAATGTTTACATCAAAGACTCAAGAGGTGAAGGTTCCTGTGAAAAACTTTATTATTACCCTTTGGAAGGAAAAGCAGTTCTTATTGGAAATGCAAAGCTTCAGCAGGGTAAGAATATAGTAATTGGCGATAAGATAATTGCATATAAAGACGGAAGAGTTCTGGTGGAAGGTATAAAACAGAAAGTAAAAACGGTAATATTCCCAGACGATAAAAATAAAAGGGCTTTACCGAATGGAAAGAGTAATTGATTTAAACGTTTTGAGAGCTGAAGGAATAACCAAGATCTACAGTAAGAGAAAAGTTGTTGATGGTGTAAGTTTAGAGATTTTTGAAGGAGAAGTTGTTGGACTTCTTGGACCTAATGGAGCAGGAAAAACCACTACCTTTTACTGTATTGCAGGTTTAATAAAGCCAGATGGAGGAAAAATATTTCTTGGTGAGGAGGAAATAACGGACGATCCTACTTATGTAAGAGCAAGGAAAGGGATTTCTTACCTACCTCAGGAACCCTCTATCTTTAGAAAACTTACGGTAGAAGAAAATATAAAAGCTATTTTGGAAATGTACGGTCTTCCTGAAAACGAAATAAGAAGAAAAACCGATTGGCTTTTAGAAAGGTTTGGTATAGCACATCTTAAAAAACAAAAGGCGAATTCGTTGTCTGGAGGAGAAAGAAGAAGGCTTGAGATAGCAAGGGCTTTATCCATAGATCCGAAGTTTTTGCTTCTTGATGAACCTTTTGCTGGAGTAGACCCTATAGCAGTTTATGAAATTCAAGAATTAATAAAAGAATTAAAAGAAATGGGAATAGGCGTTCTAATTACAGATCATAATGTTAGGGAAACCTTAAGAATTATAGATAGGGCATACATAATAGGGCACGGAAAAGTGGTAGCTTCCGGGTCTCCCCAGGAAGTAGCAGAAAAAGAAATAGTTAGAAAGATTTATCTTGGAGACCAGTTTACTCTGTAGTTGCCTATAGTAGTAGGGTTAAAAATAGAATTCCAACAGCTATTCTGTATATTCCGAAAGGAATGAAAGTGTGAGTCTTTATAAATTTTAAAAGCCACTTTACAGAAATAAAAGCAAAGATAAATGCGGTAATAAAGCCTATTCCTAAACTTGCAAAATTCTCAACGGAGAGTTCTTTAAAGTTTTTCAAAAGTTCAAAACCGGTAGCGGCAAACATTGTCGGGATAGCAAGAAGGAAAGAAAACTCTGTTGCTGCTACTCTATTTAAACCAAGAACTAATCCTCCAATTATAGTAGCCCCTGAACGGGAAGTTCCGGGTATCATGGCTAAAGATTGAAATACTCCAATCATTATAGCTTTAAGGTAGTTTATATCTTCTGGTTTTTCTATTGTATGTTCTTTGTTCTTGTAGAGAAGTTCTATAACTATGAAGATGATTCCCCAAAATATAAGGGCAATACTCACCACAAGAGGGCTAAAGAGTTTTTCTACGTAAGAATGAAGCAAAAGTCCAAGAATTCCAGTAGGGACAAATGCTGCAATAAGTTTTTTCCAGAGAGTAAAGTCTTTTATCAGTTTATCCTTGTATATAGAAACCACCGCTAAGATCGCTCCCAGTTGGATTGCAATTTCAAACGTTTTTGTGAAAGTATCCTGCTTTATTCCCAAAATGGAAGAGACTGAGATCATATGTCCAGTAGAAGATATAGGTAAAAATTCCGTAATTCCTTCAACAATTCCCAAGATTACTGCATCAAGAATGTTCATATTTCACCCCACTATCGATACTTCAGAAATACCGTTTACGTTTTTCACCCTTATAACTCTATCGCCTACTATTTCAAGTTCAGGATCGTGAGTAACTATTATCATCTGAGGAATTTTGGTTTTCAATTTCAGAAGAAGGTCGGTTAAACTTTGACGCCTTTGGAGATCCAAGTGAATTGTAGGTTCATCAAGGATTAAAAGTTCAAAATTTTGGGCGAAATACCTTGCCATAGCAAAGCGCAAAGAAAGGGCAAAGGCTATTTGCTGTCCTCCTGAAAGATCATTTATCTCCATATGACCTTTTCCGGGAACTCCAATGCTTATACTTAAGTCTTCATCTATTTCAACTTCTCCAAACTCAAAATCAAATTCTTCAAAAAAATCTTTACAGTAAAGGGAAACTTGAGGAAGAAGAGATTTCCTAACCTTTTGCAAGAAACCTCTTTCAGGGTGAATAGAAACTACTGCAGTTTCTAAAATTCTTAAAGAATCTGAAAGCTTCGTTAAAAGTTCTAGTTCCTCTTCTCTTTTCTTAAGTTTTTCCTTAT comes from Desulfurobacteriaceae bacterium and encodes:
- the lptB gene encoding LPS export ABC transporter ATP-binding protein — protein: MERVIDLNVLRAEGITKIYSKRKVVDGVSLEIFEGEVVGLLGPNGAGKTTTFYCIAGLIKPDGGKIFLGEEEITDDPTYVRARKGISYLPQEPSIFRKLTVEENIKAILEMYGLPENEIRRKTDWLLERFGIAHLKKQKANSLSGGERRRLEIARALSIDPKFLLLDEPFAGVDPIAVYEIQELIKELKEMGIGVLITDHNVRETLRIIDRAYIIGHGKVVASGSPQEVAEKEIVRKIYLGDQFTL
- the lptC gene encoding LPS export ABC transporter periplasmic protein LptC → MRSRLLKVAILLGIVSILPSIVLITRRETPPEKVSVRTNKEQVIVDFTLRSTGDKRWSLRSSKATFIDDKNVFLTCPQLRVLDGQSYTIEAESAIYDERGKKVSLNKVLLYSKNFKGETENGTYYVDKEVFKTTSFCKVVFYPDKVIEGKGCEIDLKNEMVIILSNVKSTFGEVVR
- a CDS encoding LptA/OstA family protein, producing the protein MNFNFLITVFFFLFLSFPLKAEVSDNGTIHLPVVVEAQKLTYYKKKHLAIYVGNVIAQRGETIMKGDKLLVYFDKTDKFIKKIEIIGNVYIKDSRGEGSCEKLYYYPLEGKAVLIGNAKLQQGKNIVIGDKIIAYKDGRVLVEGIKQKVKTVIFPDDKNKRALPNGKSN
- a CDS encoding HAD-IIIA family hydrolase, whose translation is MIKLIILDVDGVMTDGTITYDSEGREYKSFNVRDGYGIVKALKSGIEVAVITGRKSKMVEIRCKELGIRDVFQGVDDKLRVYEVLKEKHNVEDFEVAAMGDDIPDLPILKKVGLSGAPSDAVEEIKKRVSFVSRFGGGKGAVREFIDYILEINKNEK
- a CDS encoding metallophosphoesterase family protein, translating into MRYFISDTHFFHRNILKLNPLKRKEGFEEAILENLKITLKDDDVLYHLGDFSWKLNDEFLKAWKEIPGKKILVKGNHDFRAREGKLRRFFDEVIEEYAIIKIKGKRVLLSHYPALDLRTYRFPEIQEKIVKVYFNNSCSLLVHGHVHWNRFGVLCGCHLKGIKCKNVNVEFTDYKPVSEEELV
- a CDS encoding undecaprenyl-diphosphate phosphatase, whose amino-acid sequence is MNILDAVILGIVEGITEFLPISSTGHMISVSSILGIKQDTFTKTFEIAIQLGAILAVVSIYKDKLIKDFTLWKKLIAAFVPTGILGLLLHSYVEKLFSPLVVSIALIFWGIIFIVIELLYKNKEHTIEKPEDINYLKAIMIGVFQSLAMIPGTSRSGATIIGGLVLGLNRVAATEFSFLLAIPTMFAATGFELLKNFKELSVENFASLGIGFITAFIFAFISVKWLLKFIKTHTFIPFGIYRIAVGILFLTLLL